Proteins encoded within one genomic window of uncultured Draconibacterium sp.:
- the pgl gene encoding 6-phosphogluconolactonase, producing the protein METFTEVKIYSKPKDVYKAIAKALIKMVQNSNQEIFDIALSGGNSPKGLFKKISKKYAERIPWERIHLWWGDERCVPPTDEQSNYKMTVDYLLSNISIPKENIHRIKGEEDPEQEALRYSKEMEQSLNSRGKDPVFDLIILGLGDDGHTASIFPDQLELFEDEQSCAVAVHPLTGQKRVTITGNVLNNANQIFFLVTGSNKALRVSEIMNDNDAAQLLPAYYISPKNGILTWFLDDEAAAQIQ; encoded by the coding sequence ATGGAAACTTTTACAGAAGTAAAAATCTATTCGAAACCGAAAGATGTTTACAAGGCCATCGCGAAAGCACTCATAAAGATGGTACAAAATTCGAATCAGGAAATCTTCGATATTGCACTGTCCGGCGGAAATTCTCCAAAAGGACTCTTTAAAAAGATCAGTAAAAAATACGCCGAGCGAATTCCGTGGGAACGAATTCATTTATGGTGGGGTGACGAGCGCTGTGTTCCTCCAACCGACGAGCAAAGCAACTATAAAATGACGGTTGACTACCTGCTTTCAAATATTTCTATTCCTAAAGAAAATATCCACCGCATAAAAGGCGAGGAAGATCCCGAGCAAGAAGCATTGCGCTACTCGAAAGAGATGGAACAAAGCTTAAACTCGCGCGGTAAAGATCCGGTTTTCGACCTGATTATTTTGGGGCTTGGCGACGATGGACACACTGCCTCGATTTTCCCCGACCAGTTAGAATTATTTGAAGATGAACAAAGTTGTGCTGTTGCAGTTCACCCGCTTACCGGACAAAAACGTGTTACTATTACCGGCAATGTACTGAATAATGCCAACCAGATATTTTTCCTGGTAACAGGATCGAATAAAGCTTTGCGGGTTTCAGAAATTATGAATGATAATGATGCAGCCCAATTATTGCCGGCATACTATATTTCGCCTAAAAACGGGATATTAACCTGGTTTCTGGACGACGAGGCGGCGGCTCAAATTCAGTAA
- the zwf gene encoding glucose-6-phosphate dehydrogenase: MKKTEDQILIIFGASGDLTKRKLIPALFELYKQNLLPKKFAVLGASRSALSDEEFRKRADEFIPDDDSREDFKKLLFYQSVQNNEADDFIPLKERLDKLSGSLGIEQNYVFYLSTPPSLYPVIPKMLCQNGLSKSEKYFRRLIVEKPFGTDLKSAKELNKQLLNYFEEEQIYRIDHYLGKETVQNMLVTRFSNGIFEPLWNRRYIERVEITSAESLGVEGRGGYYESSGALRDMLQNHLLQVAGFVAMEPPVVVEADAIRNETLKVFQSLRPIKENEVSRFVIRGQYTASTIGGKKVAGYREEPGVAKFSRTETFVALKFFIDNWRWAGVPFYIRTGKKLPTRVTEIVIHFRKVPHHLFGNATSNSNNQLIIRIQPDEGILLKFGMKTPGAGFKVQTVNMDFHYSDLADKKVPAAYERLLLDCMQGDATLYSRGDAVEAAWEFVQPIINAWDTNPEIPIYGYPAGSWGPEDSDKLIVNGNWRYPCKNLHNDGLYCEL, encoded by the coding sequence ATGAAGAAAACAGAAGATCAAATTCTCATCATATTCGGGGCATCGGGAGACCTCACAAAACGTAAATTAATCCCCGCACTTTTCGAACTTTACAAACAAAATCTTTTACCTAAGAAGTTTGCAGTGCTTGGTGCATCCCGTTCGGCACTTTCTGATGAAGAATTCAGAAAACGAGCCGATGAATTTATTCCCGACGATGACAGCCGCGAAGATTTTAAAAAGCTATTGTTTTATCAATCGGTTCAGAATAACGAAGCCGACGATTTTATCCCGTTAAAAGAGCGACTTGATAAGCTTTCAGGCTCACTGGGGATTGAGCAGAATTATGTGTTTTATCTATCAACTCCCCCATCATTGTACCCGGTAATTCCGAAAATGCTTTGCCAGAATGGTCTTTCAAAATCGGAGAAATATTTCAGACGACTGATTGTAGAAAAACCTTTTGGAACAGATTTGAAATCGGCAAAAGAATTAAATAAACAGCTACTGAATTATTTCGAGGAGGAACAAATCTACCGTATCGACCATTACCTGGGGAAAGAAACCGTACAAAACATGTTGGTAACCCGCTTTTCGAACGGAATTTTTGAACCGCTTTGGAACCGACGCTATATAGAGCGGGTGGAAATTACATCAGCCGAAAGCCTGGGTGTTGAAGGCCGTGGCGGATATTACGAAAGCTCCGGAGCTTTACGCGACATGTTGCAAAATCATTTGCTACAAGTAGCGGGTTTTGTGGCCATGGAACCTCCGGTAGTAGTGGAAGCCGATGCTATAAGAAATGAAACGCTAAAAGTATTTCAGTCGTTACGACCTATTAAAGAAAATGAAGTGTCGCGATTCGTTATTCGCGGCCAATATACTGCCTCAACAATTGGTGGTAAAAAAGTAGCCGGTTATCGCGAAGAGCCCGGCGTGGCTAAGTTTTCGCGCACCGAAACATTTGTGGCACTTAAATTCTTTATTGACAACTGGCGATGGGCCGGTGTGCCATTTTACATTCGCACAGGGAAAAAATTACCTACACGCGTAACCGAGATTGTTATCCATTTCCGGAAAGTACCTCATCATTTGTTTGGCAATGCCACTTCCAACAGTAACAATCAGCTTATTATCCGAATTCAACCCGACGAAGGAATTCTGCTGAAATTTGGCATGAAAACACCGGGAGCAGGATTTAAAGTGCAAACGGTAAACATGGATTTTCATTACTCTGATTTGGCAGATAAAAAAGTTCCGGCAGCTTACGAACGTTTGTTACTGGATTGTATGCAGGGCGATGCAACACTCTATTCGCGTGGCGATGCTGTTGAAGCAGCCTGGGAGTTTGTTCAGCCAATAATTAACGCCTGGGATACCAATCCTGAAATTCCAATTTATGGTTATCCGGCCGGAAGTTGGGGACCGGAAGATTCCGATAAACTGATCGTTAACGGAAATTGGCGCTACCCATGTAAAAATTTACACAACGACGGCTTGTATTGTGAACTTTAA
- a CDS encoding 4'-phosphopantetheinyl transferase superfamily protein — MPLIEKIANKNGTIGVWELKETADDLLKDCKLNSTDSERLESFKAEKRRKEFLASRLLLQNLLPECPAIIYRDKYGKPSLINSDLNISITHSADLAAIILSEKNIGIDVEQRHRNIDKVVTRFACPEEIEFIEKSNDPQLVKILLWSSKEAIFKCCGIQGVQFNRQIAITPFDYNAQSNFSGALRHPDKKANYELFFRIIKNNILVYCVQH, encoded by the coding sequence ATGCCGCTGATTGAGAAAATAGCAAACAAAAACGGCACAATCGGTGTATGGGAGCTGAAAGAAACAGCTGATGATTTATTAAAAGATTGCAAATTAAACTCCACCGACTCCGAGCGTTTGGAATCGTTTAAAGCGGAAAAGCGCCGAAAAGAATTTTTGGCCAGTCGCTTATTGCTTCAAAACCTGTTGCCTGAATGTCCGGCAATTATTTACCGGGATAAATATGGCAAACCGTCATTAATAAACTCCGATTTAAACATTAGTATCACTCACTCTGCTGACCTGGCGGCCATTATTCTATCCGAAAAAAATATTGGAATCGACGTTGAGCAACGTCATCGGAATATCGATAAAGTAGTTACCCGTTTTGCCTGTCCTGAAGAAATAGAATTTATTGAAAAAAGTAACGATCCACAATTGGTAAAAATATTGCTTTGGTCGTCAAAAGAAGCTATTTTTAAATGTTGTGGAATTCAGGGAGTTCAGTTTAACCGGCAAATTGCAATTACGCCATTCGATTACAATGCGCAATCTAATTTTTCCGGGGCTTTGCGGCATCCTGACAAGAAAGCGAACTACGAATTATTTTTTCGCATTATTAAAAACAATATTCTGGTTTATTGCGTTCAACATTAA
- the gldD gene encoding gliding motility lipoprotein GldD — MRFAYTLLLLLFLVGCKDDYTPKPRGYFRIDFPEKSYTALNRSFPYDFEIPKYSKIEKDTRNREKPYWINVAVPENKVEIHISYYDLNSQKDDYKLLAELMEETRTLAYKHSIKADAIDERLFMNPAQKVYGTIYAIEGNAASPMQFFLTDSTRHFLRGAFYIREVPDIDSLSPVINFIEPDVIHMIETTSWK, encoded by the coding sequence ATGAGATTCGCATATACACTATTATTATTGTTGTTTTTAGTGGGTTGTAAAGATGATTACACGCCCAAACCGCGAGGCTACTTCCGCATCGATTTTCCTGAAAAAAGTTACACAGCACTCAACCGTTCATTCCCGTACGATTTTGAAATACCGAAATATTCGAAGATTGAAAAAGACACCAGAAACCGCGAAAAACCATACTGGATAAATGTTGCTGTACCCGAAAATAAAGTGGAAATACACATTTCGTATTACGACCTGAACAGCCAGAAAGACGACTACAAACTTTTGGCTGAGCTTATGGAAGAAACGCGTACGCTGGCCTACAAACACTCGATAAAAGCCGATGCCATTGACGAGCGTTTATTTATGAATCCTGCCCAAAAAGTATACGGAACCATTTATGCCATAGAAGGAAATGCAGCGTCGCCTATGCAGTTTTTCTTAACCGACAGCACCCGGCATTTTTTACGCGGTGCGTTTTACATTCGCGAAGTTCCCGACATCGATTCGTTAAGTCCGGTAATCAACTTTATCGAACCCGACGTGATACACATGATTGAAACCACAAGCTGGAAATAA